The proteins below come from a single Ignavibacteriales bacterium genomic window:
- a CDS encoding PAS domain S-box protein, producing MKSGRDNTAIAFHRHGLHLVPILLIVSVFGVLIPPVLHAQHRGPLILTNSQGSYRLGLHLEYLEDKDRSLTIQDVSSLGFAGRFVKSDFEVPNFGITRSAFWVRLKVKNESDKEYRWMLEYPGSGANSIRYYVPREDSTGFTIKTTGSAYPFSSRDVPHRNLVFKAELPFGKETTLYLRVEDDGPVSIPLVLWASEEFGAKDRNELLIIGLLLGVLLIMLVYNLILGVMLRDVGYLSFALFLFALAGMYADGRGINQQYVWPNHPLSLYAGPGFIALAIAALFWFTRSFLVTKTSFPLADRVIRWLLVLLAVDIFMVFTTVWTVPRFVLAFLFLTAVSTLSALAVIAWRRGFRPAVFLLIAWPPVGIGFILYLLARLSVIPSDPITSQMAWAGTVVLVTLWSLALADRITVTTREKDRAKEDLLRGQRDALTLKDAFNAELQHKNRELELAIAEREKTAEALGLSERRYGNLFQSARDAMFTLSLEGTIVTANRTFGEITGWPEEECKGASMEKFLHPKDVAGAVERFRENLAGRFHGPMELRVLSKNGGVTVAEVSITPEIRHGKTVGFLGIARDITARRKFEEQIREAQKMESIGLLAGGVAHDFNNILAAIIGNADLIAGSPDNKEKLERRLHAISSAAQRGADVVRQLLTFARKTDTKMVSLGIGDVIRETTKLLEETLPKTIVVRVDVQPGVPEIIGDWGQLHQVFLNLSVNARDAMPAGGVLSFSSDVVRGEELPEKFQTGDDSAYVRVIIADSGTGIRDELLKNIFDPFFTTKGVGEGTGLGLAVVFAIVQSHRGFIDVRSKVGKGTEFLIYLPVSAPGPENQKEPQVSRMGDVRGNGELILLIEDEILVSDATMEMIEASGYRVLLASDGIEGVETFERHKDEIALVLSDLGLPKLNGIEVFRRIRAIKPNVQFILASGFMQPEEKSALDKAGLEFFIQKPYLASALLRMMRTALNQK from the coding sequence TTGAAATCTGGGAGAGACAACACTGCGATAGCGTTCCATCGTCACGGCCTGCACTTGGTCCCGATTCTCCTGATCGTATCGGTCTTCGGGGTCTTGATTCCGCCCGTTCTGCACGCTCAGCATCGCGGTCCCTTGATTCTGACGAACTCGCAAGGTTCCTACAGGCTTGGATTGCATCTGGAGTATCTCGAAGACAAAGATCGATCATTGACAATCCAGGATGTGAGTTCGCTGGGTTTCGCAGGCCGATTCGTCAAAAGCGATTTCGAAGTTCCGAACTTTGGCATCACGAGGTCCGCTTTTTGGGTTCGACTGAAAGTGAAGAATGAAAGCGACAAGGAATACCGTTGGATGCTTGAATATCCCGGATCCGGGGCGAACTCCATTCGGTATTATGTCCCGAGGGAAGACAGCACCGGCTTCACGATCAAGACGACCGGGAGCGCGTATCCTTTCAGTTCGCGGGATGTCCCGCACCGCAATCTTGTTTTCAAAGCGGAACTTCCCTTTGGGAAAGAGACCACGTTGTATCTGCGGGTTGAGGATGACGGACCCGTGAGTATCCCGCTTGTGCTCTGGGCCAGCGAAGAGTTCGGTGCCAAAGACCGCAATGAGCTTCTTATCATTGGACTTCTTCTCGGCGTCCTCCTCATCATGCTGGTGTACAATCTGATCCTGGGCGTGATGTTGCGCGACGTGGGATACCTCTCGTTTGCACTCTTTCTCTTCGCGCTCGCAGGAATGTATGCCGACGGTCGTGGAATAAATCAGCAATACGTTTGGCCGAATCATCCTCTCAGCCTCTACGCAGGTCCCGGGTTCATCGCTCTGGCAATCGCAGCTCTCTTCTGGTTTACACGATCGTTTCTCGTGACGAAAACCAGTTTCCCTCTTGCTGACCGGGTCATTCGCTGGCTGCTTGTACTTCTTGCTGTCGATATTTTCATGGTCTTCACTACGGTGTGGACGGTGCCAAGATTTGTCCTGGCGTTCTTGTTCCTGACGGCTGTTTCTACATTGAGCGCACTTGCAGTCATCGCGTGGCGGAGAGGATTCAGACCGGCAGTCTTTCTGCTGATCGCGTGGCCCCCGGTTGGAATCGGATTTATTCTGTATCTCCTGGCCCGCCTTTCTGTCATTCCCAGCGACCCGATCACGAGTCAGATGGCCTGGGCCGGAACGGTCGTCCTCGTCACACTGTGGTCTCTCGCGCTTGCAGATCGGATCACGGTTACGACGAGAGAAAAAGATCGGGCCAAGGAGGATCTCCTGCGCGGGCAGCGTGATGCGCTGACATTGAAGGATGCATTCAACGCAGAATTGCAGCACAAGAACCGGGAGCTTGAACTTGCCATCGCAGAACGTGAGAAGACAGCGGAAGCTCTCGGGTTGAGCGAACGGCGATATGGCAACCTCTTCCAATCCGCCCGTGATGCAATGTTCACCCTTTCCCTCGAAGGAACGATTGTCACAGCGAACAGGACTTTTGGAGAGATCACAGGATGGCCAGAAGAAGAATGCAAGGGGGCCTCGATGGAGAAATTCCTTCATCCGAAAGATGTGGCAGGGGCGGTCGAACGATTCCGGGAGAATCTGGCAGGTCGGTTTCACGGTCCCATGGAACTTCGGGTGCTGTCGAAAAACGGCGGAGTGACTGTGGCCGAGGTTTCCATTACGCCCGAAATCCGGCATGGGAAAACTGTCGGTTTCCTCGGGATCGCCAGGGACATCACCGCCCGTAGAAAGTTCGAAGAGCAGATCCGTGAAGCGCAAAAAATGGAAAGCATCGGCTTGCTGGCTGGTGGAGTGGCGCACGATTTCAACAACATCCTTGCTGCAATTATCGGCAATGCAGACCTTATCGCTGGCAGTCCCGACAACAAGGAAAAGCTCGAACGACGCCTCCATGCGATATCATCGGCTGCTCAGCGCGGCGCTGATGTCGTCAGACAATTGCTGACCTTTGCCCGCAAAACTGACACCAAGATGGTATCGCTCGGCATCGGTGATGTAATTCGGGAGACCACAAAACTGCTCGAGGAGACGTTACCGAAAACGATTGTAGTCCGGGTCGACGTGCAGCCCGGGGTGCCGGAGATCATCGGTGATTGGGGGCAGCTTCATCAGGTGTTCCTCAACCTGAGCGTGAATGCGAGAGATGCCATGCCTGCCGGCGGCGTTCTGTCATTCTCATCGGATGTTGTTCGCGGGGAAGAGCTGCCGGAGAAGTTCCAGACGGGGGATGACAGCGCGTACGTTCGTGTCATCATCGCCGACAGCGGGACAGGAATCAGAGATGAGTTGTTGAAGAATATCTTCGATCCGTTTTTCACAACGAAGGGGGTCGGTGAGGGGACGGGCCTCGGTCTTGCTGTTGTCTTTGCCATTGTGCAAAGTCATCGCGGCTTCATCGATGTCAGGAGCAAGGTCGGAAAAGGAACGGAGTTCCTGATCTATCTTCCGGTCAGTGCGCCCGGACCGGAGAACCAGAAAGAACCGCAAGTCTCCCGTATGGGCGATGTTCGCGGCAACGGTGAACTCATCCTTCTTATCGAGGATGAAATCCTGGTGAGCGATGCGACCATGGAGATGATTGAGGCCAGCGGCTATCGCGTCCTGTTGGCCAGTGATGGAATTGAGGGTGTGGAGACCTTTGAGAGGCACAAAGACGAAATCGCTCTTGTCCTGTCAGATTTAGGATTGCCGAAGTTGAACGGTATTGAGGTGTTTCGAAGGATCCGTGCGATCAAACCGAACGTTCAGTTTATCCTTGCCAGCGGTTTCATGCAACCCGAGGAAAAAAGCGCTCTGGACAAAGCGGGCCTGGAGTTCTTCATACAGAAACCTTATCTCGCGAGCGCTCTCCTTCGTATGATGCGGACGGCGTTGAATCAGAAGTAG
- a CDS encoding class 1 isoprenoid biosynthesis enzyme, producing MKIPSTLLLRRAFVAAQPGGVRKVFNSFFRRKSAGAQKRKSGSDYWLRLPYWRILPVALHRHPGMNRRRIPVPSGFLRDIQWAQYCLFLFIRFQDDVFDGQSADSAMIYASDQCLFEAERIFAKYFDRRSWFWREYRRSLILTTQSIVEVDALQCKSTSRPEDLLGGYVNVSSILKVGSAAVCAKLHQKSVYRRVSSFCNEMAKAGQLIDDLRDLNEDLVRNRHNYAAKVLSRSENRMLSSGGTDEIISGLRVLAASEQIYLEVHSHMKAASKAIGPLAIPEVNNYIEHHSSLVPTTMPSR from the coding sequence ATGAAAATTCCAAGCACGTTACTTCTACGCAGGGCTTTCGTAGCGGCACAGCCAGGTGGAGTTCGAAAAGTCTTCAACTCGTTCTTTCGAAGGAAGTCCGCCGGCGCGCAGAAACGCAAGTCCGGATCGGACTACTGGTTGCGCCTGCCGTACTGGCGAATCCTGCCGGTCGCGCTTCATAGGCACCCTGGCATGAACCGTCGGCGAATCCCGGTGCCGTCCGGATTCCTCAGAGACATCCAGTGGGCGCAGTACTGCCTCTTTCTCTTCATCCGTTTCCAGGACGACGTCTTCGACGGGCAATCTGCTGATTCTGCGATGATCTATGCTTCCGACCAGTGTCTGTTCGAAGCGGAGCGCATATTCGCGAAGTACTTCGATCGGAGATCCTGGTTCTGGAGGGAATACCGCCGCTCCCTTATCCTGACGACACAATCGATCGTGGAGGTGGACGCGCTGCAATGCAAGTCCACCTCCCGGCCTGAAGATCTTCTCGGGGGATACGTCAACGTGAGCTCGATCCTGAAGGTCGGCTCCGCTGCGGTGTGCGCGAAGCTTCATCAGAAGTCAGTCTACAGGCGAGTATCCTCTTTTTGTAATGAAATGGCGAAGGCAGGGCAACTCATTGACGATCTCCGTGATTTGAACGAAGACCTTGTGCGAAACCGCCACAATTACGCTGCGAAGGTCCTTTCCCGCTCAGAGAATCGAATGCTATCAAGTGGAGGGACCGATGAAATTATCAGCGGTCTCCGCGTTCTGGCGGCGAGCGAACAGATCTATCTCGAAGTTCACTCTCATATGAAGGCGGCTTCCAAAGCAATCGGGCCGCTGGCGATTCCGGAGGTGAACAACTACATTGAGCATCATTCGAGTCTCGTCCCAACGACGATGCCTTCCCGCTAA
- a CDS encoding serine/threonine-protein kinase yields the protein MIGQTISHYRILEKLGGGGMGVVYKAEDTKLKRQVALKFLPPELTTDEDAKERFIREAQAASALQHNNICTVHDIDESRDGQIFMVMDLYEGETLKKTIARGPIQPHEAASLTAQIAEGLARAHEKGLVHRDVKPANILVTKAGVVKIVDFGLAKFIYSPQVSREGRRAGTTLYMSPEQLKGEPIDARTDIWSFGVLLYQMLTGIHPFDAEFDESVMYRVITDEPLPVATVQPGVPTALSDLVMHCLQKEKTKRPQSMDEILDALRVLTEVRTSHLTRKRLGRIAAVTGAAMAVAAVGLYLGWDLFFPPPPQTIRIAVLQFVDEPRDTLLQAYKPEMQRQFEGEFVNVHRIITKPLLRLNANIRESFGEENPPRTDRFLSFLRNQTVDYVIDGSITNSPGGGRILQASLVKASSFDPVQVFQGAFASPRQLDSLCRNLARQASAFLRLEILEEKPNLGIWSKNKPANYGALERLYRAYEFYCDGELSAGSAALQEAVALDSTFISPRVWISSYYRKVNPEAARQNQNTLLRLRPAADKFEQAMIDWAGASISYDSENQIRHLRRALGFEPANRILLANLAVPFLEKHDTLRALEAYRYCVTSKWEHKPIYRAAVPLQLSVRWYDSAKVALHNWTQVDTSVHAYSPEMFGWLHALHLRSGELKEAKKWKDRFDMACSDLAGVGPIAFTLGACYADAGMFTEGDSLMQFAISLDSRNAAYHQKYGYVLLQYGKIDTALQELSLAAQLIPPSKGLTLKLGNIYRMKGNIPRAYEYFRKYLQQDSTSYDSRQIQKWIAENHQ from the coding sequence ATGATAGGGCAGACGATATCACATTACCGCATCCTTGAAAAGCTCGGAGGAGGCGGGATGGGTGTTGTCTATAAAGCCGAGGACACAAAGCTCAAGCGTCAAGTAGCCCTGAAGTTCCTTCCTCCCGAACTCACCACCGACGAAGATGCCAAGGAGCGTTTCATCCGGGAAGCGCAGGCGGCATCTGCCCTTCAGCATAACAATATCTGTACAGTCCACGACATTGACGAGAGCAGAGATGGACAGATATTCATGGTGATGGATCTCTACGAGGGCGAGACTCTTAAAAAGACAATTGCCCGCGGCCCAATCCAACCACATGAAGCTGCGTCTCTCACCGCACAGATTGCGGAAGGCCTTGCGCGTGCGCACGAGAAAGGTCTCGTGCACCGGGATGTCAAGCCTGCGAACATCCTTGTGACGAAAGCCGGCGTCGTCAAGATCGTCGATTTCGGACTGGCGAAGTTCATCTACTCTCCGCAGGTATCCCGGGAGGGAAGGAGAGCCGGGACGACGCTGTATATGTCGCCCGAGCAATTGAAAGGAGAACCAATTGACGCGCGGACAGACATCTGGTCTTTCGGCGTGCTGCTGTATCAAATGCTGACGGGTATACATCCATTCGACGCAGAGTTTGACGAAAGCGTAATGTACCGGGTGATCACTGACGAACCGCTGCCGGTTGCGACGGTACAGCCTGGTGTTCCGACAGCCCTCTCCGATCTCGTGATGCATTGCCTGCAGAAGGAGAAGACCAAGCGTCCGCAGTCGATGGATGAAATCCTCGACGCGCTGCGTGTACTTACCGAAGTTCGCACGAGCCATCTCACGCGGAAACGCCTCGGCCGGATTGCCGCCGTCACCGGCGCTGCGATGGCGGTCGCTGCCGTTGGTTTGTATCTCGGCTGGGATCTTTTCTTTCCGCCTCCGCCGCAGACGATCAGAATTGCCGTGCTCCAGTTCGTGGACGAGCCGAGAGACACATTACTTCAGGCCTACAAACCGGAGATGCAGCGGCAGTTCGAAGGGGAATTTGTCAATGTTCATCGCATCATCACAAAACCGCTGCTGCGACTGAATGCGAACATCAGGGAATCGTTCGGGGAAGAGAATCCGCCCCGTACCGACAGATTCCTCTCCTTCCTGAGAAACCAGACGGTCGACTATGTGATCGATGGAAGCATTACCAATTCGCCCGGGGGAGGAAGAATCCTTCAGGCAAGTCTGGTGAAGGCGAGTTCCTTTGACCCGGTTCAGGTGTTTCAGGGTGCGTTTGCTTCCCCGCGGCAACTCGACTCGCTCTGCCGGAATCTTGCCCGGCAAGCAAGCGCGTTCCTGCGTCTGGAGATTCTCGAGGAGAAACCGAATCTGGGCATTTGGAGCAAGAACAAGCCCGCCAACTATGGCGCACTCGAACGGCTGTACAGAGCATATGAGTTCTATTGTGATGGGGAGTTGTCGGCGGGGAGTGCAGCGCTTCAGGAAGCGGTCGCGCTTGATTCAACGTTCATCTCTCCCCGCGTGTGGATCTCATCGTACTACCGAAAGGTGAATCCGGAAGCTGCGCGGCAGAATCAGAATACGCTTCTTCGGTTGCGGCCGGCGGCCGACAAATTCGAGCAAGCCATGATAGATTGGGCCGGGGCTTCTATTTCCTATGATAGTGAGAACCAGATCCGCCATCTCCGCCGTGCGCTTGGTTTTGAACCTGCCAATCGCATCCTCCTCGCGAACCTCGCGGTTCCATTCTTGGAAAAACACGACACGCTGCGCGCCCTCGAAGCATATAGATACTGCGTGACGAGCAAATGGGAGCATAAGCCCATATACCGGGCCGCGGTTCCCCTCCAGCTCAGTGTTCGCTGGTATGACTCAGCCAAAGTCGCCTTGCACAATTGGACTCAGGTCGATACGTCGGTCCATGCGTATTCTCCGGAGATGTTCGGCTGGCTTCACGCACTCCACCTTCGTTCGGGGGAACTCAAAGAGGCAAAGAAGTGGAAAGACCGGTTCGACATGGCCTGCTCGGATCTCGCCGGCGTTGGTCCGATCGCCTTCACGCTTGGAGCATGTTATGCCGATGCGGGCATGTTTACAGAAGGGGATTCGTTGATGCAGTTCGCCATTTCACTGGACAGCCGCAACGCTGCCTACCATCAAAAATATGGATACGTGTTGTTGCAGTACGGTAAGATCGATACCGCACTTCAGGAACTGAGTCTTGCGGCACAGCTCATTCCTCCATCGAAGGGATTGACACTGAAGCTGGGGAACATCTATCGTATGAAAGGAAACATACCACGAGCATACGAATACTTCAGAAAGTATCTCCAGCAGGATTCAACCAGCTATGATTCGAGACAGATTCAGAAATGGATTGCCGAAAACCACCAGTAA
- a CDS encoding DUF1846 domain-containing protein: MPARIGFDSDKYLAEQTAAILERVKRFENKLYLEFGGKLVYDFHAARVLPGFDPNVKIRLLQELRDKSEVVLCIYAGDIERKKMRADFGITYDADALKLIDDLRSRGINVTGVVITRFENQPSALLFKNKLERRNIQVYIHRYTRGYPTDVDVVVSDEGYGANDYIRTTQPIVVITGPGPLSGKLATCLSQLYHEWRRGTHAGYAKFETFPIWNLPLKHPINVAYEAATADIRDFNVIDSFHLEAYDQKAVNYNRDVEAFPLLKRIIEKITGEPSFYKSPTDMGVNRAGFGIIDDGAVRFAATQEVIRRYFRYACEYAMGLTDKGTVQRAELLMNELGAHPEDRSTVLPARKAAAEAEGNQKGNEGVYCGAAIELRDGTIVTGKNSPLMHSSSALILNAIKQMANLPDSVHLLAPEIIASLSHFKKDVLQGTMLSLDLEETLIALSISGTTNPAAQAAVEKLKELRGCEVHLTHIPTPGDDAGLRKLGVNLTTDPNFVTKQLFMG, from the coding sequence ATGCCTGCGCGCATTGGTTTCGACAGCGACAAGTACCTTGCCGAGCAAACTGCGGCCATCCTTGAACGCGTCAAACGGTTTGAGAACAAGCTCTATCTGGAGTTCGGGGGGAAACTCGTGTATGATTTTCACGCTGCACGTGTGTTGCCGGGGTTCGATCCCAATGTCAAAATCCGATTATTACAGGAACTGCGGGACAAATCAGAAGTTGTGCTCTGCATCTACGCAGGGGACATCGAGAGAAAGAAGATGCGGGCAGATTTCGGCATTACGTATGATGCCGACGCACTGAAGCTCATCGACGACCTTCGCTCGCGCGGCATCAATGTGACCGGTGTCGTGATCACGAGATTTGAGAACCAGCCGTCTGCGTTGCTCTTCAAGAACAAACTGGAGCGTCGCAACATCCAGGTGTACATCCATCGGTATACGCGAGGGTATCCCACGGATGTGGACGTGGTTGTGAGCGATGAAGGCTACGGCGCCAATGACTACATCCGTACGACGCAACCGATTGTCGTGATCACCGGGCCGGGGCCGCTCAGCGGCAAGCTCGCCACGTGTCTCTCCCAATTGTATCACGAATGGCGGCGAGGGACGCATGCCGGATACGCGAAGTTCGAAACGTTCCCAATCTGGAACCTGCCCCTGAAGCACCCGATCAACGTCGCCTATGAGGCTGCAACTGCGGACATACGGGATTTCAACGTGATCGATTCATTTCACCTTGAGGCGTATGACCAGAAGGCGGTCAACTATAATCGCGATGTAGAAGCATTTCCACTCCTGAAGCGGATCATTGAGAAAATCACCGGAGAACCTTCCTTCTACAAATCGCCGACTGACATGGGCGTCAATCGGGCGGGATTTGGAATCATCGATGACGGAGCGGTCCGGTTTGCGGCGACGCAGGAAGTCATCCGCCGTTATTTTCGCTACGCCTGTGAGTACGCGATGGGTCTCACAGACAAAGGGACTGTCCAGCGCGCCGAACTGTTGATGAATGAACTCGGAGCGCACCCGGAGGATCGCAGCACCGTGCTCCCCGCCCGCAAGGCGGCGGCTGAAGCAGAAGGGAATCAAAAAGGGAATGAAGGTGTCTACTGCGGAGCGGCAATTGAGCTTCGGGATGGGACAATCGTGACGGGCAAAAACTCTCCGCTCATGCACTCATCGTCAGCGCTGATCCTGAATGCGATCAAACAGATGGCCAATCTGCCGGATTCGGTTCATCTCCTTGCGCCTGAGATCATTGCATCATTGAGTCATTTCAAGAAGGATGTGCTGCAGGGTACTATGCTCAGCCTGGACCTCGAAGAAACCCTTATTGCATTGAGCATCAGCGGCACGACGAATCCCGCTGCACAGGCTGCGGTGGAAAAGCTCAAAGAACTCCGCGGATGTGAGGTTCATTTAACACACATACCTACTCCAGGTGACGATGCCGGACTGAGAAAGCTGGGCGTGAACCTGACGACCGATCCCAATTTCGTGACGAAGCAGCTGTTTATGGGGTAG
- a CDS encoding MFS transporter translates to MPTSSSGLMKSFPRVFWIANTMELFERAAYYGMNSVLAIYLTDSVQSGGLGFSEQSVGFLQGLIYAMTYVVPILGGALADRYGYRRMLMVAFSFLTAGYFATGHMSSYGAVFASLLVMASGAGLFKPIISGTIARSTNEGNSGFGFGIYYWMINLGAFIAPFVVSYIKDFSWTYVFTASSLYCAAMLLPTIFMFKDPPKPENTRSFKDVLQGAAMVLGDARFMLMIVVYSGFWILYFQNFGSVLWYLRDFIPTAPIDQLFASIGLPLKFGPEYVTIVNAGTIILLQVFVSRIVKNAKPLPTMISGMFLGFLGFILLAFSSNIWIFVAGIVVFSIGEMTAHPKYYSYVGLVAPADKKAVYMGYAFLYGVIGSLVGSSIGGALYESIMKPVIGQPDSIGTTRLFWLMFAGLDIAAVVGLMFYNRAFAIDTPETNARARTIMIGVYVLLLIVGCWFLYISAFTGATVNYKTMIQAVIMLLIGGGGVVISLKGPARS, encoded by the coding sequence ATGCCCACATCGTCATCCGGCTTGATGAAATCATTCCCGCGCGTGTTCTGGATCGCGAACACGATGGAACTGTTCGAACGCGCTGCATACTATGGCATGAACTCCGTTCTTGCCATTTACCTTACCGATTCTGTTCAGTCCGGCGGGCTCGGATTCTCGGAACAATCGGTAGGCTTTCTGCAAGGTCTGATCTACGCTATGACGTATGTCGTCCCGATTCTCGGCGGCGCGCTAGCCGATCGATACGGATACAGACGGATGCTCATGGTGGCGTTTTCGTTCCTCACTGCGGGATACTTCGCAACCGGACATATGAGTTCCTACGGTGCTGTCTTCGCGAGCTTGCTCGTGATGGCCTCGGGGGCCGGGCTGTTCAAACCGATCATCAGCGGAACCATCGCCAGGAGCACCAACGAAGGCAACTCTGGATTCGGTTTCGGTATCTATTACTGGATGATCAATCTCGGCGCGTTTATCGCTCCGTTCGTCGTCAGCTACATCAAAGACTTCTCATGGACGTACGTGTTCACTGCCTCCTCCCTCTATTGTGCGGCCATGCTGCTCCCTACTATCTTCATGTTCAAGGATCCCCCAAAACCCGAAAATACTCGTTCGTTCAAGGACGTGCTCCAGGGGGCGGCGATGGTTCTTGGCGATGCCCGGTTCATGCTGATGATTGTAGTCTACTCCGGTTTCTGGATTTTGTACTTTCAGAACTTTGGTTCAGTGCTATGGTATCTGCGCGACTTTATTCCCACTGCGCCCATTGATCAGTTGTTCGCTTCGATCGGACTTCCGCTCAAGTTCGGACCCGAGTACGTCACCATCGTGAACGCCGGCACTATCATACTGCTTCAGGTATTCGTCAGCAGGATCGTAAAGAACGCCAAACCTCTGCCGACGATGATCTCCGGCATGTTCCTCGGGTTCCTCGGCTTCATTCTCCTCGCGTTCTCTTCGAACATCTGGATCTTCGTGGCAGGCATCGTCGTGTTTTCCATCGGTGAAATGACCGCTCACCCGAAGTATTACAGTTACGTCGGGCTGGTTGCTCCGGCGGACAAGAAAGCGGTCTACATGGGATATGCGTTCCTCTATGGTGTCATCGGCAGTCTTGTCGGCTCGAGCATCGGCGGTGCGCTGTACGAATCGATCATGAAACCCGTCATCGGTCAACCGGACTCCATCGGCACCACACGATTGTTCTGGTTGATGTTCGCAGGACTGGACATCGCTGCGGTAGTCGGTCTCATGTTCTACAATCGTGCGTTCGCCATCGATACGCCGGAAACCAACGCACGTGCGCGCACCATCATGATCGGTGTATATGTTCTCCTTCTGATTGTCGGCTGCTGGTTCCTGTACATCTCAGCCTTCACCGGAGCAACGGTGAACTACAAAACAATGATTCAGGCGGTTATCATGCTGTTGATTGGAGGAGGAGGAGTCGTGATCAGCCTGAAGGGACCGGCAAGAAGTTGA